The Perca fluviatilis chromosome 2, GENO_Pfluv_1.0, whole genome shotgun sequence genome includes a region encoding these proteins:
- the il12a gene encoding interleukin-12 subunit alpha, with protein sequence MEVRSKPDTALACAPSLTQNSGCMMQRNSSFNESECLMNIMEDLAHYDAAIKSYINSPLRSPEEKDALRPTLGIIQSLRKNCSLMPNGVSNSSEEDAAQMWGSDTFSNRQKMCKKMRGFHVRTITINRAICYISSGEHRK encoded by the exons ATGGAGGTTAGAAGTAAACCTGACACAGCGCTGGCCTGCGCACCCAGTCTGACTCAG AACTCCGGCTGTATGATGCAAAGAAATTCATCCTTCAATGAG AGTGAATGTCTGATGAATATCATGGAGGACTTGGCCCACTATGATGCTGCTATCAAGTCCTACATCAACTCTCCACTCAGAAGTCCTGAGGAAAAAGATGCACTGAGACCAACTCTGGGAATAATACAGAGCCTGAGGAAG AACTGCTCCCTGATGCCGAATGGAGTGAGCAACTCATCAGAG GAGGATGCTGCCCAGATGTGGGGAAGTGACACCTTCAGTAACAGGCAGAAGATGTGCAAGAAGATGAGGGGCTTCCACGTGCGAACCATCACCATCAACCGAGCCATATGCTACATCTCCTCAGGAgaacacaggaagtaa